DNA from Rosa rugosa chromosome 6, drRosRugo1.1, whole genome shotgun sequence:
GGAGCTGGTCCAAGAATATGAGATATTatatgctaccaacatgttgcTGTGGACAGTAACACCCAAAGTAGAACCCCACTTAATATAATGAGCTTCATGTTTACATTGGTGCCTATATGCAAACAAATCATTAGCTACAGAAAATTTGTAAATATCTTCCACCAAAAGTTCAAGTTACCATAGTTGGTTCTAATAATATATCTTTGTTAGTTGGCTATGCATATAAATAGCTATAAATAATATAAGTATAAATTGGAGGATCATAAGTCAACAGAGAAATAAATCCTTCTTACGACAAGCTATATACACTAGCAAATTCTGTGCCAGTGGGCTAGTAGTATCCGTAGTTATGAATTTGACTTTGCACAAAGTATAGAATTTGAATTTTCATAGATATGAACATCTTCTCAAGTAATACTGTTTGAAAAGCTCCATGAACGGCCAGAAAATTTAACTTGATCTAAAACATAGAATAAACACCTCGTGTGCTTAATAAGAGTTAAAGAAACCCAGTTGGAAACACAAAAGAACAAAGCAAAGGCAAGCAATTCTCAGAACACCATTGACCGATTCcttgatcctaaaaaaaaaaaaaaaaaaaaaaaattcaaaaacccaATTTAGGAACTCTTAGGTGTGTTCACGATCTCGTCAACGGCGTCCATTCGAACCCATCACCGAGAACTATTACAGcgacaaaaaccctaaccccAATTTCTTGATTCAATTAacacgaaaccctaaccccaGCCCCAAATTCCATCCTTTTAAGATACTACCCaatcacaatttcaatttccaaCATTTTAAAACCCCGACTCACGAGGATTCACTTACCATGCATGCTTTGTTGGTGGCCCTCCATCAATTCTCAAATATCTCCACATCTTCGGCGAATCTGACATCGCTGCTCGATCAAAGTTTTTAGattttctcctcctcccctcgctctcgctctcactctcactctcactctcactctcactcccTTTCTAGCTCAACAAAACTATACTTTCAGTCTTTCACAATTTTATTGGACGAAAATGACCCTCCCGGTTCAAAATTTTTAACGGCACGATAGACATAGTGAGTTATGTGGAAAACGAGTTCAACACTgaatattgttgaaaatagtGTGAGTTAAGTGTCAAATATGTCATAACACAGTGATCATTCCTAACTGTTTCTCTAATAAGAAAGTCGGCTGAATTTATCAAAATTGGGTAATGATAAACGTACCATATCATGTGTGCTTACATTTCCTCCATCGCCATTGGCTCCTGGTGAGCTTGGTAATTTGACAACTTGGTCATGAACACTTGATGCACCACTGGCCACAGAGGTACTGCTATCGGTCCTCCCTCCAATGTCGGGGGAGGGTAGTGTACATGTGTGCCTTCCTCTGTAAGTAATTTTAAGGATTTTCTGATCATTTGAGCGCTGCACTTCCTTTATGGCCATGCAACCTCCATATTGTTGAGGAGTGCATACGTAATAAACTCtcctaaataaaaaaaatctaatgTTACGAAATGAAATAGATTAAGCTTGTAAATGAACAGTTTATGTGACATTAGTTTTATACGAGATCTTAGCGACATTaacaaatacaaaattaaaaaagggATTATATTGTTTGTACGTTGCTACATTTACTGAGAAACTTTTACAATACTACTTACATTATAGTTACATGAAGCGTAGCCCGATTTTATATAATGAAATGTCTGAAATACGTACCTTGGGTATTTAGCTCCTGGTATGTCCGTCTGGTCATACTCCCCCCATGTAAAGCCATCCAAAGGAGGTTCAGTCCCCATACCCGGTGTAACACTTACTTGGTGTGTCAACATTGGTTGAAATTTCCAACAAGTGTGTCTCCCATCATAAGTAATTTCAAGGATTGTTGGGTCAATGGGAGTTGGCACTATAGCTTGCGCCAAACAGCCGTCAACCTGACGATGCATCCAATTATCATGACGACAATTGTACTCTTCCCTGCCAACATAATAATTTAATGTTATAAAAGAAACAGATCTGGTTGGTAAGTCCGTAAGTGCGTGGCTTTTGTGACATTATCTTTCATGTGGGACGTTACGCTACATGAAGAACTGTCGAGTCGTAAAGCGTTACGAGCTAAATGTGGAAAAGAGCCGCTTCATCCAAATGTGAAAAAGGAACCAGTTGATAGTTGAAGATTCATATGTACGGATAAAAATGAAGAATCAAAGAGCTCATCCAAATGCTACGATCGAGCTCAAGTCGATCATGTTATGATGTATTACTGATTGCAGTATTATAATTTGTGGACTACAAAATCAAAAGGATTTAATTGATACCCATGAAAAATTCCTTATACCTCTCGGAATTAATGTACCCGCGGTACCAGTTAAAACCATCATCTAGATGCCCTTGCCTCAGACCCGATGTAACTCTGACTTTTTGCGTCCAACTTTTCAGAGTTATCCTGCAATTAACGTCAAAATTCTTATAAATAGCTACTCAATTCATTCATACATATAAAGAACAAAATTTATCATGAAAAGTAGTCAATCTTATAATCAGCTTATAAACATGGAGGTTTAACCTCTTCTTAGATGAATCATTGTCCTCAATTTCAATGTAACTCGGTGATCTGTTTGCGCCTTTAAAAACTTCTGATAATAATTTAAGGGATTGCTCATCCTCATCGGAGGTGTCACATGTGATGTCACTGCCACAGGATTCAGCCAAGCACTCCTCAAGGCGCCTCTCAGAATTATCAACTTCTACCATTGGTTCCCTAGAATCTTCCTCATTGTTGGCAAACGCGAATCGAACTCCGCACCTTTCGATGGATGGGTAGAATTCGCCGATACAGTGACCGAGCCTATTCGAGGAATACTGCAATTGTATCTCAAATTTGGCCTCTTTGTAACGGCGTTCATTGACTTCCTCTCTCTTAATCATGCCAAATTCAGACCATGGCACATATCCCATTAACATGTGATTTGACTCGAACCATTCACTTCCCCCAGAATGAACCTCAAACAAATAGAAACTGAAACGGTACTCGCAAAGATCTCCTTTGAAGGTACAGAAACATCGAGCTGTCAGTGTAAAAGAACGATGTGGATCTGAAACGTTACTCGCAATCATCTCCTCGGGCTTATTCGTAACCGCGCATATAGTAAAGCCCAAAAACTTGTTGTCAAACCAATTTGGTGGTAGCTTGGCAGTTACAGAAGACCCCCTACACTGATGGGTGAACCACTCTGGAATTTCACTTCCAGGCAAAGAGACATAAAAGGGTCGGGAACAATTACCCTacaacaacaaagaaaaaaaacagattaACTTCTTTCACAAAGTAGAAaatatcaaaagaaaagaaagtggtCAGCTTTATGTTTATACCTGAGGAGGGAAATGAGTTTCTACCATATCTCTGAAAACATCTTTCTGTACCAGCTGAATGCAATTAGAAAATTTGAAGCACCGACCGATATCGTAGGGAGACTGTGGTGTCGAAACAGATTCCAAAGCTGTGCAATCATGTGCATTTATGTAACTTATTGTTGATGAAAGCTCTGGTATTGATCTAAGTCTCTTGCAACCTTCCAATTCAAGCTGTTCTAAGGAAGCAAGTCCATTCATGACTGCAGGTAAGCTCTCCAAATTGTTTCTTGACAACCATAATACTTTCAATGAAGGAAAATAGGCAATAGCATCTGATAATTCCATCATATTGCAATCTCTTAAATCAAGATGTACCACAACAGTACAACGATCTTCAATTGATGATGGCCATGATGAAAGGGGAGCCGCCATTTGTCTGCAAAAAGCAAACGATAATTGACAGTGTTTCAAACGTAATATAGAGACAGGTAGTTGTTCTAAACCACTATCGTCTACATTAAGTTCCAACAAAGATTCTAAATTCCCAATTTTGTCAGGCAAATTACGAAGTTCTGAGCACGAAAACAGGCAGAGAGATTCAAGTTTTGCTAAATTACAAATACTGTCTGGAAGACGGGTAAGGCTACGACAGTTACTCATGTTTAATTTTTTAAGCCCCCGAAGCCGTTCAATTGACCGTGGTAGTTCCTTAATTGCAGTGGCATTTAAATTAAGCTCTGATAGTGCTCCCATATCCTCCGAAATCTCTGGAAACATCTCAAGATTTGTGCAGCTGTAAAGACTAAGGGTTTTGAGAGACTTCATATGAATGCTGCTAGGAAGACTCTTAAGTTCATGGCACGAACATAAACTCAAGGAAACAAGGTTTGGAAGAGCTAAAATGGATGGGTGAACGTCCGTTAAACTTGAACAACCGTCAAGATGTAATTCCTCAAGATTTGTTGCCTGGGTCAAGTCAGGGGTTCTTTTAAGATTTGGAGAGCGACTCAAGTTGATCCTTATCAACTTTCTCGCAGGCTGCATGCCAGAACAACCAGCAAAACATGCattaaatatataatatatgacATCTGATCCAAAAATTCATGAATTATTAGTATGTAAAAGTGACTCTAGTACCTTGGATGCTTCCCAAAGTTGTTCAATGTTACTGCAACCCATGTCAAGGTGAACAAGATTCTTCGGGTCAAAGTTGGATGGCAACCACTTTAGGGGATATCTATGCCAGACGAGAACCCTCAACTCActagaaagaaacttcaagtcCTCATCCAGGTGATTTTCACCGTCATCTCCAGCATACCATTGCCAGTAAGTGAATATGAGCAACCTTAGTTTCTTCATACGGACAAAAGCTTCAGACCTGAAGAATTTGTGTTCCTTGTTCGACAAGTCAATCATTAAGCCCTCCACATTTTCCGTAGCCTAAGTAACCAAAAGTGGAATTAAGTGAGTGTCCAGGAGCCATATTTAAGAAAATTATTAGCTTAATAAATGTTTCCcatgaatttgattttggtcAAAGTTGAAAATCTGAATAAAGGACTGTATCTATTACATAAATGAGAAATCATGCATGAATCATTCATACCGTATTTTCAGTTAGCAGACGCTCAGCATCTTCACCCCAAAATCTACTTCGCTTCACATCTTCTTTAGCAATCTCCCTACCCATTTCCAGTAGTAAATCATGCATCTCAAGCCCATCGGACTTTGAGATTGTTACAAGAGCTCTACGTACTAGAACCTGTATCCCACTCTCGGGAAAGAAGACACAACTGTCAAAAACTTTTGTAACATAGTCTCTGGCCATTCCtctaaagaaacatgcaatatcTAGAAATATCTTCTTCTGAAACTTATCTAGTCCATCAAAGCTTGTTCTAAGCACATTTTGAATGTTGGTGTTCGGCATTTCCTTTAGTTTGTCCAACTCCTCTTTCCACTCAGATGCACCCTTGTTATGAAGAAGAGATCCTAAGATTTCAAGTGCTAGGGGCAGACCTTGAGCATATTCTACAGCACGCCCTGATAGATCATCATACTCTTTCAAGGGTGTGTTTGTTTCGAAGGCATTCAGGCTGAAGAGTTTTAGAGCATCGGCATCACTTAATAACTCAGCCTTGTATATCTCAAATCCACTTAGTATGTCCTTTTGCCTGGTTGTAACAATGATTCTGCTACCAACACCAAATGAAGGTCGACCATCTAGACCTAGTAAGGGGTTAATTTGGGATCGTTTGTCTACGTCATCAAGAACAACCAGAACCTTACTTTCACTCAGCCCTTCCATTATGTTGTACCCTTCATTCAAAGTGTCTACTCGCACTTCCCTCTCCAACAAACTACATAGAATATCTTTGAGCATACTTACCCCACCGTTCTGGAACCTCTCCTTGACACGATCAAGAAGGCAACAGTGGTCAAATTGAGAACGATATCGGTCATAAACTTCCGTAGCAATGGTTGTTTTACCGATACCGCCCATTCCCCAGATTCCAACTTTGCGAACTTCATCCATCTGAAGAGGTAATCCTAGTCTCATATTTTCTATACGGGAATCCATTCCAACCAAGTGATTGTTTTTACTACTTGACCGCATGGGTCTCAACGCGTTAAACACACGTTCTACAATAGCATCAATAAGCTTGGCATCATCCctgcaaaatttaaaaaaaaacaacattgTAAAAGTCCAAGCAATTAAGACCAATAAATTAAGGTGCTATAGATGTTTCAAATTAATTATATACTAGCTTCTTAACACACGCTCACGCGTGTGTCAATTGacatttttactttttttttatactttatTTGTGTCTATAATATTTTATTTCTAAAAAAATAGTTTGTTTTAGTAATTTCTCtaaaaaaatgtttattttttagggaaaatcgtccaaacagtgtctgaacttttccagactattaattttcatacctatactttgaaaaatatcaaaatggtacctgaagattTTACCCCGACCCAATTTCAATACCTAGCAACAGTGAAGTCGTCAACtccgttaaattttgaggggtaaatttGGTAGTTCATGTATTCCGGAAGGGAAAAtagtccaaacagtgtctgaactttttcagactattaattttcatacctatattttgaaaaatatcaaaatggtacctaaaGATTTtaccccgacccaatttccgtacctagacAGTAAAGTCATCAATTCCGTCTGGAattgcttctttcttcttcaaattgcTGCTTCGTCAAACCATTTTGTGGAAAGAGGTAGCTACTGATTGGTCTGCTTATGAAGCTGGTCCAAGTATTGTCCACCATGTAAAGGGTTGCTCCGCATCTGATCAAAACCACATGAAGTgccagatttacccctcaaaatttaacagagttgacgactttactgttgctaggtacggaaattgagTTGGGGTATTAGCTGCCTCTTTCCACAAAATGGTTTGACTAAGCAGCAattcgaagaagaagaggaagaagcaatTCCAGACTGATTCattcattctttctttcttcttcttcttctttgaattgatgcttCGTCAAACCAAGGACGAAGCGCTCTCTTGACTTAGTGCATggaattttgaggggtaaatctggcACTTCATGTGCACTAAGTCGAGAGAGCGCTTCGTCCTTGGTTTGACGaagcatcaattcaaagaagaagaagaagaagaagaagaagaagaaagaaagaaagaatgaatGAATCAGTCTGGAattgcttcttcctcttcttcttcgaaaTTGCTGCTTGGTCAAACCATTTTGTGGAAAGAGGCAGCTAATACCCCAActcaatttccgtacctagcaacagtaaagtcgtcaactCTGTTAAATTTTAAGGGGTAAATCTGGCACTTCATGTGGTTTTGATCAGATGCGGAGCAACCCTTTACATGGTGGACAATACTTGGACCAGCTTCATAAGCAGACCAATCAGTAGCTACCTCTTTCCATAAAATGGTTTGACGAAGCAgcaatttgaagaagaaagaagcaatTCGAGACGGAATTGACAACTTTACTgtctaggtacggaaattgggtcagGGTAAaatcttcaggtaccattttgatatttttcaaagtataggtatgaaaattaatagtctgaaaaagttcagacactgtttggacgattttcccttccGGAATACATGAACTACCAAATTTACCCCTAAAAATTTAACGGagttgacgactttactgttgctaggtattgaaattgggtcggggtaaaatcttcaggtaccattttgatatttttcaaagtataggtatgaaaattaatagtctggaaaagttcagacactgtttggacgattttccctattttttatgaaattatgaataactttttttttcttcaaaaaaaaaaagttaactttttgtttaataagcaatttttttatttaaactgccaactccaaaaaaaaaaaaaaatagaaactgcCATTGCAGTTAACAAAACgtctaagatttttttttttgtaatttcttcAATTCAATTTGCTATTATATTTACTATTTTATCCTTCATGTGTTAAATTATAGATTTTTAGACTATTATCAAAGAAGGGTAAATTGTgagtttttaaaaatttaaccataagccttattggcttaattaatactgatatgtatgtgtgtgtatattacgATTTATTTGTGTGCCCTGTGTTATGATTTGCAGAATTGTCTGCATATATACCGAAGTGTGTATGTACTTAAGAAAAATTTGACACGTGAGCGACACGTGCATAATAATAATTAACCCGGACAACTGATAAAAACGGTTCAATTATGTCGTTTATCACATTTAACGGTCAGCAAACGTCCATTCCGAGTAAATTTATTACATTAGGATAGAAACCCAGTTCTTCTACTGTTCTCTATATTTGGACACACTCTCTGATGTCTATTAGCAAAGGCGAAACCCATTCGATCCCTAAAACCCAGATCGAAGAAGAAGTGaatgttttcttcttctgcttgaCGATAACACCACAGATCCATGCTTCTTCAATCCAAATTGAAACCAAGATCCAGTAATCGGAGATAGAGGCATTAAAATTGAGTTGATGAAAGGAAATATTAACCGAGATCCCATATGCATACCATTTATTGAAGTGAATGGATGATCAACCGGATTGGACGATCAATCGGATGCGAATTCAAATGGGGTAATTGATGATTATACAAGCTCGGCCTATGGCGCCGGGTATCAATCCACTATCGGAATTGAAATATATCTGGTAATTTTGAAGATGGAGCTTACGCGGAAGTGTTTCTGCAATGGTTGAAATAGCTGAGAAGGGATAGGTTTTTTCTGGTCTGATGAGAAATCTGGATTTGCTTGCCATCTAATTTTAATCTTTGACTAACCGATGACCAACATAGGCTAACCAGACGTAGGCGCGTCTCCCTAAATACCCTCCGCAATTATACAGAAAAAGGATCCAACAATTATTTGCAGGTGTCTTTCGAGTTTTGATCGATCTATAgaaaataaaatctagaaaacaaaagaaatttatgtATAGTAGAGTAGAGTAGAAGCAATTAAGACCATTTACTTCTAATTAATTAACAGGAGTTAGGAGGAAGAGTAAGTTACTCATAAATTTTGGAATCCCAGCCAGCTATCTCGCCGGCTTCCTTTAAAGCGGACCTCCATCTCTTCACCTTGCTGCAAGAATTCTCGCCCTCTTTGCGGTCGCGTTCATGGTTGGAAAAAGCTGCGGCGAAACTTCCCGTCTGTTCACAAATGTCGGAAGGATCTACTCGGTAGAAAACGGGCATCACAATATGCTTCTGCTTTTTCCTGCATTCCAGGATCTCCACTAGTTCTTCCAAGCACCATGTGGAAGTCGCGTAGTTTTGAGAGAAAACTACAATCGAAATCTTTGATTCGGCAATGGCATTCAATATCTTCGAAAGGTCTTCGCCTTTTTTAAGATCTAAATTATCAAGGTATGCTTTGACTGCTTGCCCTTTAAGAGCCTTGTGAAGATGGCAGACAAAGTGGTCTCGAGTGTCATCGCCTCTAAAGTTGAGGAAGACATCTCTGGGCGAAGAGGAGGAAGACATCTCTGTGCAAAGAGGAGGAagacgaagatgaagatgaagaggaggaggaggaggaggaggaagcaaCGTTCATTAGATTAACAAGCACAATTGATCCAAGCTTGTAACAAATCGAGTGAATATAGAATGGTGAGAAGATGAAAAGGAAATTACTCGACCTCAGTCTGAGCAGGGCAAGAACGAGGTGGTGGGACGCTATGTATCCCTTATATACTCTCAGATTACTTTTCTCTCCCTTAATTATCGTAAATCATAAATGCTCATTACTCATAGTACGTACACATCTTCGTTAGTTTAGTTGCTAATTTCAGATTACAGTCATAACActctctcttgatttttgatttgtgatttgtttttTCAAAGACAAGCCTAATAATTACCCACCAAACAAAGTTGGTACCCACTTCAAAAGTTCAAAGTGAATTATAACATTTATTTCTGCAGTTTAACAGTATGCATGTGACTCAGTCActgtattgaaaaaaaaaagaaaaaaaaaaggaagaaaatatgATTAGTCTCTTCTTTAATAGGAAGTTCAATGAAAGTTCCATGAAAGAGCATCTGGAATTCTGGATATATAATTTTATACCACAGTCAGGGTTGTTAGTTCATACTTCATAGGTTCGAATTGGTTATAATCTTATGGTTCAATGAAAGTTCCACGCGAAAGCAGCtggaaatttttattttgaCTACATCGGTTTCTATTACTATATAATCGATTTATCAAATATGAAATATCAGTTGCTATTTAGTTGGTATTTAGTCTGCTAATTATCTAACTGAACCCAGCTACCCATCTCCATGAAACGATTTGCTAGATGATGGTACGAAACCTAGCGTCCTAGCCTTTCTCTTTCTCCAAGACATAACCTGCAGCCTTTTGCCCTATCCCATGTGCTATGCTGTGCTAGAATTGACGGGTCAACAAATACTTCTCCCGGCCCAAGGTTTTTAATATCGGTATCTTCATATATATACTAaaaagggttttttacttcaacagtgtctgttTTTAATATCGGTATCTTCATATATATACTAaaaagggttttttacttcaacagtgtctgaactcttcgaggacttttaaaatgatacctgaactttcaaagtgatcaaagtgatacctggactctaaTTTTCTTATCAACGAAATACCTACCGTCAATTTCCATCACGGAActgttaactatgaccacgtgaggcggcacgtgaggcacaaataagggtaaaagactaatttaccctcaaaagtttttttttaattattttttattctttatttttttgctttatttctttcttgtttttctttttcagcttcTTCTCCCctcttcagaccaaaaaaaaaaaaaagcttcttcttccctctacTTTCTTTCAGCTTCTTCGTCAGCGACCCGAAGGTCCGCCAAGTCGGGTTCTTCGCCGCCCCGGAGCCCATCGCTTCCTCCCCTCCAGTCTCCGACATTTCCCCCTCCGGCAACTCTCTCTCCCCCGTCATGATCCCCCCGCCACGTCACTCCTCCGACGCCGCCCGTCCCGTTCTCTTCTCTCCCGTTCCCCCCGCCTCCTCCGGCTGCCACGACTCCCTCGCCTCCTCTGACCTCTTCCCCGCCTCCTCCCCCACAGCCTCCACTTCCTACGCCGACGCCGACTAATGTGCAGGAACTAAAcgcagaagaaaaaagaagattaATCTGATGTTGATATGTGTTGATTTGATGGGGATTAATCTGATGTTGATTTgatggggattggggaggaagaaaaaagaaaaaaagatgaagcAGAATTGCAGGAACTAaacgcagaagaagaagaagaaaggtcgaAGAccatgacagagagagagagagagaagattctGTTTGTGTTTAATCTATCAACTAAGAACAGTATAAATAAAAAGTTTGTAGAGATTATAACACTGGCAGCTCGTGCTCCAGTGGTGTGGAGTTGAACTCTTGTGAAAGAGGTTGTGGGTTCGAATCTCATGTCTTCCAaggttatatattttttttaattattgggTATCGCCtaaaaagagtataaatataaagtttggGCCCATTATGATGAGGACTGTTCGTGCTCTAGTGGTGGGGAGTTGAGTTGTTGTGAGAGAGGTTGGGGGTTCGAATCTCATGTCTTCCGAAGgttaatatattttgtttaattattctGTATCGCCtaaaaagagtataaatataaagtttggAGATATTATATCGAGGACAGTTCGTGCTCCAGTGGTGGGGAGTTGAGTTGTTGTGAGAGAAGTTGGAGGTTCGAAACTCATGTCTACAAggtttgtatattttgtataattattcgGTATCGGCtaaaaagagtataaatataaagtttggGCCTAATATGATGAGGACTGTTCGTGCTCCAGTGGTGGGGAGTTGAGTTGTTGTGAGAGAGGTTGGGGGTTCGAACCTCATGTCCTCCAAACTTTGGAAGGAATTAAGTTTTTGATCGATTTTAGGGGGAATTGGGAGAAAAAGTCTGTTTTGCCCTCACTTTTTTGATCACGTGCACCTCACGTGCCCCCGGATAACGGTTCCGTGATGGAAATTGACGGTAGGTATTCCGTTGATAAGAAAAttagagtccaggtatcactttaatcactttgaaagttcaggtatcattttaaaagtcctcgaagagttcagacactattgaagtaaaaaaccctacTAAAAATGGAGATATCAGAAATACCGGGgatatatcggggatacaggATAATAAAATGTcatttttgaaaaaagtcaatttattagaaatttagaattacTCAATTACATATAAACACATaagaatgtcaacttcatctacatccaaaaagagactctaggctgttgaaaagtcgctcgctggtctacgaaaatgtaataatcagaccaaaacatatgacccatatagtgcgaattgtagtgatgaacatgatagttatagatctctttaaaGCTGACGACTTCCTTCTACAATGTCATTTggcctcatttgaataattgaaccttTATGGCTTTATCTTCTTTTTATTATTCAACTACATAGTTACAAACTACATACAGAGTTACAGACATAGTCACAGACTACACAGTACCAAATCTTTCCTCACACatatttgcatttagagaattacttctcatccaaaatcgccttgaggggattttctactcacctagattcaccttgaggggatttctcctcactcagatttgtctttaggagatctctcttcacacatattttcatttagagaattactgagttttttttttacctcaaattttacagatatttcttcactttatcggggatatatcgcaaatatctaatatatcggggatatttgacgatgtcggagaaatttcgcagaaatggtagaagataagatatttaccccccaagatatatcggtccgtcaaaaaaaggagatatctggggatatatcggaaatatcacagatatttaaaaccttgtcCTGACCTAGTAAAGTGTTCATATTCAGTGTAAACAAAGAAAGATCTCTGGTATTAGCACCTTTGAGGGAGCGTGATTATCAC
Protein-coding regions in this window:
- the LOC133718673 gene encoding disease resistance-like protein DSC1 isoform X2; the encoded protein is MSSSSSPRDVFLNFRGDDTRDHFVCHLHKALKGQAVKAYLDNLDLKKGEDLSKILNAIAESKISIVVFSQNYATSTWCLEELVEILECRKKQKHIVMPVFYRVDPSDICEQTGSFAAAFSNHERDRKEGENSCSKVKRWRSALKEAGEIAGWDSKIYEDDAKLIDAIVERVFNALRPMRSSSKNNHLVGMDSRIENMRLGLPLQMDEVRKVGIWGMGGIGKTTIATEVYDRYRSQFDHCCLLDRVKERFQNGGVSMLKDILCSLLEREVRVDTLNEGYNIMEGLSESKVLVVLDDVDKRSQINPLLGLDGRPSFGVGSRIIVTTRQKDILSGFEIYKAELLSDADALKLFSLNAFETNTPLKEYDDLSGRAVEYAQGLPLALEILGSLLHNKGASEWKEELDKLKEMPNTNIQNVLRTSFDGLDKFQKKIFLDIACFFRGMARDYVTKVFDSCVFFPESGIQVLVRRALVTISKSDGLEMHDLLLEMGREIAKEDVKRSRFWGEDAERLLTENTATENVEGLMIDLSNKEHKFFRSEAFVRMKKLRLLIFTYWQWYAGDDGENHLDEDLKFLSSELRVLVWHRYPLKWLPSNFDPKNLVHLDMGCSNIEQLWEASKPARKLIRINLSRSPNLKRTPDLTQATNLEELHLDGCSSLTDVHPSILALPNLVSLSLCSCHELKSLPSSIHMKSLKTLSLYSCTNLEMFPEISEDMGALSELNLNATAIKELPRSIERLRGLKKLNMSNCRSLTRLPDSICNLAKLESLCLFSCSELRNLPDKIGNLESLLELNVDDSGLEQLPVSILRLKHCQLSFAFCRQMAAPLSSWPSSIEDRCTVVVHLDLRDCNMMELSDAIAYFPSLKVLWLSRNNLESLPAVMNGLASLEQLELEGCKRLRSIPELSSTISYINAHDCTALESVSTPQSPYDIGRCFKFSNCIQLVQKDVFRDMVETHFPPQGNCSRPFYVSLPGSEIPEWFTHQCRGSSVTAKLPPNWFDNKFLGFTICAVTNKPEEMIASNVSDPHRSFTLTARCFCTFKGDLCEYRFSFYLFEVHSGGSEWFESNHMLMGYVPWSEFGMIKREEVNERRYKEAKFEIQLQYSSNRLGHCIGEFYPSIERCGVRFAFANNEEDSREPMVEVDNSERRLEECLAESCGSDITCDTSDEDEQSLKLLSEVFKGANRSPSYIEIEDNDSSKKRITLKSWTQKVRVTSGLRQGHLDDGFNWYRGYINSEREEYNCRHDNWMHRQVDGCLAQAIVPTPIDPTILEITYDGRHTCWKFQPMLTHQVSVTPGMGTEPPLDGFTWGEYDQTDIPGAKYPRVYYYVCTPQNVKGCMAIKEVQHSSDKKILKITYRGRHTCIEASDSSSISAGSDASSIHEQVVQSSSSPGANDHGGNEIRVADNPVDEDNVIVSRDASPQDMSNRKEVAAKKSKGEEVAELEVEMTEKKKKKKDKDNDVLDSSDGEKSVKVKKHRDKEEAGSPQTKKSEKKKKKRNKEAEDHGADAATDNGKGDGEADKSERKKNEKKKHKQQEITDSPVPVPAKKSKGEEVAELEVEKTEKKKKKKKKDKDVGVLDFSDGEKSLKVKKHKDNEEAGSPQTEKSEKKKKKRNKEAEYHGADAATDNGKGDGEADKSEKKKNEKKKRKEEEITDSAVTVPAKKSKGEEVAELEVEKTEKKKKKKKKDKHNGVLDSSDGEKSVKVKKHKDKEEAGSPQSEKSEKKKNKEAEDHGADAATDNGKGDCEAYKSEKKKNEKKKRKQEEITDSAVTVPAKKSKSEEVAELEVEKTEKKKKMKKKKKDKDNGVLDSSDGEISVKVKKHKDKEEAGSPQTEKSEKKKKKRNKEAEDHGADAATNNGKGDGEADKSEKKKKKKKDKSDADEE